In one Cupriavidus taiwanensis genomic region, the following are encoded:
- a CDS encoding metal-dependent hydrolase, which translates to MCRHLAKLLAAVATLCALLGGCAAPTPPADPPRPVAPGQPAAGKAEVLWLGQAATRITTPGGKVIVIDPWLTNNPKTPTGFKQLSALGKVDLILVTHAHNDHLGDTPALARLTNAPVYNGGGLGRALVSLGLVPEAQVQRFGKSGTVMPFGPAGPKITAVHAEHSSELALKNPATGKDETHYGGEPVGYIIELENGFRIWHMGDTGLFGDMRLIGEIYKPDLVLIPIGGHSTMAPQDAAIAVRDLIRPRFAIPIHYQTSAQASGTPEQFRTALGAGAATSVIVPQPGEKVDF; encoded by the coding sequence ATGTGCAGACACCTTGCAAAGCTTCTCGCCGCCGTCGCCACGCTGTGCGCCTTGCTCGGCGGCTGTGCCGCGCCCACCCCGCCGGCGGACCCGCCGCGCCCGGTCGCGCCCGGCCAGCCCGCCGCGGGCAAGGCGGAAGTGCTGTGGCTGGGCCAGGCCGCCACGCGCATCACCACGCCGGGCGGCAAGGTCATCGTGATCGACCCTTGGCTGACCAACAACCCGAAAACCCCGACCGGCTTCAAACAACTGTCCGCGCTCGGCAAGGTCGACCTGATCCTGGTCACGCATGCCCATAATGACCATCTGGGCGATACCCCGGCGCTGGCCCGGCTGACCAACGCACCGGTGTACAACGGCGGCGGCCTGGGGCGGGCGCTGGTCAGCCTGGGCCTGGTGCCCGAGGCGCAGGTACAGCGCTTTGGCAAGAGCGGCACGGTCATGCCATTTGGCCCGGCGGGCCCGAAGATCACGGCGGTGCATGCGGAGCACTCGTCGGAACTGGCGCTGAAGAACCCGGCCACCGGCAAGGACGAAACCCACTATGGCGGCGAGCCGGTGGGCTACATCATCGAACTGGAGAACGGCTTCCGCATCTGGCACATGGGCGACACCGGGCTGTTCGGCGACATGCGCCTGATCGGCGAGATCTACAAGCCGGACCTGGTGCTGATCCCGATCGGCGGGCATTCCACCATGGCACCGCAGGATGCCGCGATCGCCGTGCGCGACCTGATCCGGCCCCGCTTCGCGATCCCGATCCACTACCAGACCTCGGCGCAAGCGAGCGGCACGCCGGAGCAGTTCCGGACGGCGCTGGGCGCTGGTGCCGCGACCAGCGTGATCGTGCCGCAGCCGGGCGAGAAGGTCGACTTCTGA
- a CDS encoding MetQ/NlpA family ABC transporter substrate-binding protein has product MRTSLIKRLAAAVSAVGFIAAGSAAAQEQTIRVGTVSGPDAEVWQVVQKVAKRNGLNLKVIEFNDYVQPNAALDAGDLDANSFQHQPYLDSQVKQRGYKMQSVGYTYISPLGIYAKNLKSPKDLPQGARVAVPNDPSNENRALLLLQAQGVIKLKAGAGTNGSNATPLDVAENPRKLKIVELDAAQLARALPDVGAAVINTNYALAAGLQPTRDAIALEDIHSPYANIIVVRTQDKDKPWVKKLVAAYQSEDVRQFMKAQYKGAMVPSF; this is encoded by the coding sequence ATGCGCACGTCTTTGATCAAGCGTCTGGCGGCAGCAGTGTCCGCCGTGGGTTTTATCGCCGCCGGCAGTGCCGCGGCCCAGGAACAGACCATCCGTGTCGGCACGGTCAGCGGACCGGACGCCGAAGTCTGGCAAGTGGTCCAGAAGGTAGCCAAGCGCAATGGCCTGAACCTGAAGGTGATCGAGTTCAACGACTACGTGCAGCCCAACGCCGCGCTCGACGCCGGCGACCTGGACGCCAACAGCTTCCAGCACCAGCCCTATCTGGACAGCCAGGTGAAGCAGCGCGGCTACAAGATGCAGAGCGTGGGCTACACCTATATCTCGCCGCTGGGCATCTACGCGAAGAACCTGAAGTCGCCCAAGGACCTGCCGCAGGGCGCCAGGGTGGCGGTGCCCAACGATCCTTCCAATGAAAACCGCGCGCTGCTGTTGCTGCAGGCGCAAGGCGTGATCAAGCTGAAGGCCGGCGCCGGCACCAACGGCTCCAATGCCACGCCGCTGGACGTGGCCGAGAACCCCAGGAAGCTGAAGATCGTGGAACTCGACGCGGCCCAGCTGGCGCGCGCACTGCCCGATGTCGGCGCCGCCGTGATCAATACCAACTACGCGCTCGCCGCCGGCCTGCAGCCGACCAGGGACGCGATCGCGCTGGAGGACATCCACAGCCCCTACGCCAACATCATCGTGGTGCGCACCCAGGACAAGGACAAGCCGTGGGTCAAGAAGCTGGTGGCCGCGTACCAGTCGGAAGACGTGCGCCAGTTCATGAAGGCGCAGTACAAGGGCGCGATGGTGCCGTCGTTCTGA
- a CDS encoding serine hydrolase: MGKLQERRRFLGAALGGLLVPALPACGGGDDEPPKPTPPEPVPPAQITQAIAQLDQLVADLMASSRVPGMAVAVVRGNQTVYAKGFGRRLVTDPAPVDADTVFQLASVSKSIGATVVARQVGRGGIGWDTPVRTHLPWFTLADAEVSAAVTIGDLYAHRSGLPDHAGDRLEDMGYDRQQVLTRLRFLPLHPLRAVYAYTNFGMTAAAEAVAVAAGTDWATLSEQALYQPLGMTRTSSRYADFAARDNRALGHVRINGNWVQGAARMPDAQSAAGGVSASVNDMAKWLALLLARGEYGGQRVVDAAALAPALSPQMQSNPPAGGRPAGYYGYGFNVGTTELGLTSLNHSGAFALGAATSFMAVPELDLAIVTLTNAQPIGVPETLSAQFFDLAQYGAIRRDWGKIYGDALAPLLEPEGRLVGQPRPASPLPARALSTYTGTYRNDYYGPLQVADQGGTLVMTLGATPLVLPLSHWDGDIFTFTLDNENAMPGTISQAAFSSDRVWLEFYDHEGLGMFVR, translated from the coding sequence GTGGGCAAACTGCAAGAGCGTCGCCGTTTCCTGGGAGCCGCGCTGGGCGGCCTGCTGGTCCCGGCGCTGCCGGCGTGCGGCGGCGGCGACGACGAACCACCCAAGCCCACGCCACCCGAGCCGGTTCCCCCGGCGCAGATCACGCAGGCCATCGCCCAGCTCGACCAGCTGGTCGCCGATCTGATGGCCAGTTCGCGCGTGCCCGGCATGGCGGTCGCCGTGGTGCGCGGCAATCAGACCGTTTATGCGAAGGGCTTCGGTCGGCGGCTGGTGACCGACCCCGCGCCGGTCGATGCCGACACCGTGTTCCAGCTGGCGTCGGTGTCGAAGTCCATCGGCGCCACGGTGGTGGCGCGCCAGGTCGGGCGCGGCGGCATCGGCTGGGATACGCCGGTGCGCACGCACCTGCCCTGGTTCACGCTGGCCGATGCCGAAGTCTCGGCGGCCGTCACCATCGGCGACCTCTACGCCCATCGTTCCGGCCTGCCGGACCACGCCGGCGACCGTCTCGAGGACATGGGCTACGACCGCCAGCAGGTGCTGACGCGCCTGCGCTTCCTGCCGCTGCATCCGTTGCGCGCGGTCTACGCGTACACCAACTTCGGCATGACCGCCGCCGCCGAAGCGGTTGCCGTCGCCGCCGGCACCGACTGGGCCACGCTGTCGGAACAGGCGCTCTACCAGCCGCTGGGCATGACGCGCACCAGTTCGCGCTACGCCGACTTTGCCGCGCGCGACAACCGCGCGCTCGGCCACGTGCGGATCAACGGCAACTGGGTGCAGGGCGCGGCGCGGATGCCCGATGCGCAATCGGCTGCGGGCGGCGTCAGTGCGTCGGTCAACGACATGGCCAAATGGCTGGCGCTGCTGCTCGCCAGGGGCGAGTATGGCGGGCAGCGGGTGGTCGACGCCGCCGCACTGGCGCCGGCCCTGAGCCCGCAGATGCAGAGCAACCCGCCCGCCGGGGGCCGCCCCGCCGGCTACTATGGCTATGGCTTCAATGTCGGCACCACCGAACTGGGCCTGACCTCGCTCAACCACTCCGGCGCCTTTGCCCTGGGCGCCGCCACCAGCTTCATGGCGGTGCCGGAACTCGACCTGGCAATCGTGACGCTGACCAACGCGCAGCCCATCGGCGTGCCGGAAACCCTGAGCGCCCAGTTCTTCGACCTGGCGCAATACGGCGCCATCCGCCGCGACTGGGGCAAGATCTATGGCGATGCGCTGGCACCGCTGCTGGAGCCGGAAGGCCGGCTGGTGGGACAGCCACGCCCCGCCAGTCCGCTGCCGGCGCGCGCGCTGTCGACCTACACCGGCACCTACCGCAACGACTACTACGGTCCGCTGCAGGTCGCCGACCAGGGCGGCACGCTGGTGATGACGCTGGGCGCGACGCCGCTGGTGCTGCCGCTGAGCCACTGGGACGGCGATATCTTCACCTTCACCCTCGACAATGAAAACGCCATGCCGGGCACGATCTCGCAGGCCGCCTTTTCCAGCGACCGGGTCTGGCTCGAGTTCTACGACCACGAGGGCCTGGGCATGTTCGTGCGCTAG
- a CDS encoding AbrB/MazE/SpoVT family DNA-binding domain-containing protein, with protein MKATIRKMGNSQGVLIPKAILAQLGLENEVEMEIVNDTLVLRRPRQAPRQGWAEASRQIAATGDDTLVLGDLPNADDAELKW; from the coding sequence ATGAAGGCAACGATCCGCAAGATGGGCAACTCGCAAGGTGTCCTGATTCCCAAGGCAATCCTGGCACAGCTGGGTCTGGAGAATGAAGTGGAAATGGAAATCGTGAATGACACGCTGGTGCTGCGCCGGCCCCGGCAGGCACCGCGGCAAGGCTGGGCGGAAGCCAGCCGGCAGATCGCCGCGACCGGCGACGATACCCTGGTGCTGGGCGACCTGCCCAACGCCGACGACGCGGAGCTGAAATGGTAG
- a CDS encoding Bug family tripartite tricarboxylate transporter substrate binding protein has protein sequence MDRRQFLGTAGLALAAGVAPHALAQQWPARAIRLVVAYPPGGGTDVVARLFADYLARATGQSVVVENKPGGATIPATQDVIRAKNDGQTLLVTLGSSATSGAHINRVPYDPLTDLTALAELGRAPVLLAASKDAPYNTLKELVAYAKANPGKPIHSASYGPGTSSHFGPLLFNRLAGTHLEPVLYKGSAPATQDLVGGVVPLMIDGLTTGVPLYQAGKTKVLATTIPERSELAPGAPTFRELGYPEMEQLSGYFALFGPKAMPRETVEAVSAAVRKVLADPAYQKRLAGVGVLPPQAVTPDAFAAQIRADHARWGQFIKDIGFKIEGS, from the coding sequence ATGGATCGTCGACAGTTCCTGGGCACCGCGGGACTCGCGCTGGCGGCCGGCGTGGCGCCGCACGCGCTGGCCCAGCAGTGGCCCGCGCGCGCCATCCGCCTGGTGGTGGCCTATCCGCCGGGTGGCGGCACCGATGTGGTGGCGCGCCTGTTCGCCGACTACCTTGCGCGCGCGACGGGCCAGTCGGTGGTGGTCGAGAACAAGCCAGGCGGCGCCACCATTCCCGCCACGCAGGACGTGATCCGCGCGAAGAACGACGGCCAGACCCTGCTGGTGACGCTGGGCTCTTCAGCCACCTCGGGCGCGCATATCAACCGCGTGCCCTACGATCCGTTGACCGACCTGACCGCGCTGGCCGAACTCGGCCGCGCGCCGGTGCTGCTGGCCGCCAGCAAGGACGCACCGTACAACACGCTGAAGGAACTGGTCGCCTACGCCAAGGCGAATCCGGGCAAGCCGATCCACTCGGCCTCGTACGGTCCGGGCACGTCGTCGCACTTCGGCCCGCTGCTGTTCAACCGGCTCGCCGGCACCCATCTGGAACCGGTGCTGTACAAGGGTTCGGCACCGGCCACGCAGGACCTGGTGGGCGGCGTGGTGCCGCTGATGATCGACGGCCTGACCACCGGCGTGCCGCTGTACCAGGCCGGCAAGACCAAGGTGCTGGCCACCACCATCCCGGAGCGATCGGAACTCGCGCCCGGGGCGCCCACGTTCCGCGAGCTGGGCTACCCCGAGATGGAGCAGCTCAGCGGCTATTTCGCGCTGTTTGGCCCCAAGGCCATGCCGCGGGAGACGGTCGAGGCGGTCTCGGCCGCGGTGCGCAAGGTGCTGGCCGATCCCGCCTACCAGAAGCGGCTGGCCGGCGTGGGGGTGCTGCCGCCGCAGGCGGTCACGCCGGATGCGTTCGCCGCGCAGATCCGTGCCGACCACGCGCGCTGGGGGCAGTTCATCAAGGACATCGGGTTCAAGATCGAGGGAAGCTGA
- a CDS encoding mandelate racemase/muconate lactonizing enzyme family protein: MKVASIEAIVLRIPFTVGGVSAAGVWGGAGMQAADSLLLKVSTDDGLVGWGETFGFVGVPAARAAIEQMLAPACIGRDATGIDAISLDLQRRFHVFGRSGPLFYALSALDIALWDLCGKAAGLPVYRLLGGARREQLPAYASLIRYGDAEAIAVNVRRAIADGYRSLKLHEVDLAVIRAARAAAGPDIELTLDTNCPWTLHEAIDMVRALQPLSLRWLEEPLWPPENYAGLAALRRRCAIPVAAGENATTLLEFEHLLGMGAVDVVQPSPAKMGGISALRDVFALARVHNAQVMVHTFYDGPGLLAAMHATAALGDAGAMIEWRYFDMAAQVLGDAVVPRDGMIALPAGPGLGIDPDPDVIRRYRIG; encoded by the coding sequence ATGAAGGTCGCCAGCATCGAAGCCATCGTCCTGCGCATTCCATTCACGGTCGGCGGGGTTTCGGCCGCGGGTGTCTGGGGCGGGGCGGGCATGCAGGCCGCCGATTCGCTGCTGCTCAAGGTAAGCACCGATGACGGCCTGGTCGGCTGGGGCGAAACCTTCGGCTTTGTCGGCGTTCCGGCGGCCAGGGCCGCGATCGAGCAGATGCTGGCGCCGGCCTGCATCGGCCGTGACGCGACCGGGATCGATGCGATCAGCCTCGACCTGCAGCGCAGGTTCCATGTGTTCGGACGCAGCGGGCCGCTGTTCTACGCGCTGTCGGCGCTCGACATCGCGCTGTGGGACCTGTGCGGCAAGGCGGCCGGCCTGCCCGTTTACCGGCTGCTCGGAGGTGCGCGGCGCGAGCAGCTGCCGGCCTATGCCAGCCTGATCCGCTATGGCGATGCCGAAGCGATCGCGGTCAACGTCAGGCGCGCCATTGCCGATGGCTACCGCAGCCTGAAGCTGCATGAGGTCGACCTGGCCGTGATCCGTGCCGCGCGCGCGGCGGCGGGCCCGGATATCGAGCTCACGCTGGATACGAATTGCCCGTGGACGCTGCATGAGGCCATCGACATGGTCCGCGCCCTGCAGCCCTTGTCGCTGAGGTGGCTGGAAGAGCCGCTGTGGCCACCCGAGAACTACGCCGGACTGGCAGCGCTGCGCCGGCGCTGCGCGATTCCGGTCGCGGCCGGCGAGAATGCGACCACGCTGCTGGAGTTCGAGCACCTGCTCGGCATGGGTGCCGTCGATGTGGTGCAGCCCAGCCCGGCCAAGATGGGCGGCATCAGCGCCTTGCGCGATGTCTTTGCCCTGGCCAGGGTGCACAACGCGCAGGTGATGGTCCATACCTTCTACGACGGCCCCGGGCTGCTGGCCGCCATGCATGCCACCGCGGCGCTGGGCGATGCCGGCGCCATGATCGAATGGCGGTACTTCGACATGGCCGCGCAAGTGCTTGGCGATGCCGTGGTGCCGCGCGACGGCATGATCGCGCTACCCGCGGGCCCCGGCCTGGGCATCGACCCGGACCCCGACGTGATCCGGCGCTACCGCATCGGCTGA
- a CDS encoding VOC family protein has product MELLINIDVDDLARGIDFYAQGLGLRLGRKLFDGAVAEMLGGNAPIYLLAKPAGTRPTTRGATRRDYRRHWTPVHLDFVVADLEQAIERALDAGAEIEDWPQEFAWGRQATLSDPFGHGLCFIEWKGRGYATVAD; this is encoded by the coding sequence ATGGAGTTGCTGATCAATATCGATGTCGACGACCTGGCGCGCGGCATCGATTTCTACGCGCAGGGGCTGGGACTGCGGCTGGGCCGCAAGCTGTTCGACGGCGCCGTCGCCGAAATGCTGGGCGGCAATGCCCCGATCTACCTGCTCGCCAAGCCGGCGGGCACGCGCCCGACCACGCGCGGCGCGACCCGGCGCGACTATCGCCGCCACTGGACCCCGGTTCACCTCGATTTCGTCGTCGCCGACCTGGAGCAGGCCATCGAACGCGCGCTCGACGCCGGCGCCGAAATCGAGGACTGGCCGCAGGAGTTCGCCTGGGGCCGGCAGGCCACGCTGTCGGACCCGTTCGGGCACGGGCTGTGTTTTATCGAATGGAAGGGCCGGGGCTACGCGACGGTCGCGGACTGA
- a CDS encoding SRPBCC family protein, producing MRFEHLVEINDPGNPQLEPLTAEQVWQGLVLRAESPELFVLGLDRAEVVGRGDNWIDRVLHFGEASIEDHVVYEPRRLVRYETAATAEHAGGTLTMAIETPGPGALLLRFIYDTTMPAVDASGDDRYAEIVKSAYHAADIDTVRKIREIADTGRLG from the coding sequence TTGCGTTTTGAGCACTTGGTGGAGATCAATGATCCGGGCAACCCGCAGCTGGAACCGCTGACGGCCGAGCAAGTGTGGCAGGGCCTGGTGCTGCGCGCCGAATCTCCCGAGCTTTTCGTGCTGGGTCTGGATCGCGCCGAAGTGGTGGGCCGCGGCGACAACTGGATCGACCGCGTGCTGCATTTCGGCGAAGCCTCGATCGAGGATCACGTGGTCTACGAGCCGCGCCGGCTGGTGCGCTATGAAACCGCGGCCACGGCCGAGCATGCCGGCGGCACCCTCACCATGGCGATCGAGACCCCGGGTCCGGGCGCGCTGCTGCTGCGCTTCATCTACGACACCACCATGCCGGCCGTCGATGCCAGCGGCGACGACCGCTACGCCGAGATCGTCAAGTCCGCCTATCACGCGGCCGACATCGACACCGTCCGCAAGATCCGCGAGATCGCCGACACCGGGCGGCTGGGGTGA
- a CDS encoding acyl-CoA-binding protein — protein sequence MSDLQARFEQAQIDVKQLSERPSNMSLLRLYALFKQGSEGDAHGDKPGMTDFVGRYKFEAWEALRGTAREQAMEQYIALVEELRSGAAS from the coding sequence ATGAGCGACCTGCAGGCACGCTTCGAACAGGCCCAGATCGACGTCAAGCAACTGAGCGAACGCCCCAGCAATATGTCCCTGCTGCGCCTGTATGCGCTGTTCAAGCAAGGCAGCGAGGGCGATGCCCACGGCGACAAGCCCGGCATGACCGATTTCGTCGGCCGCTACAAGTTCGAAGCGTGGGAAGCGCTGCGCGGCACCGCGCGCGAACAGGCAATGGAGCAGTACATCGCGCTGGTGGAAGAACTGCGCAGCGGCGCCGCCAGCTGA
- a CDS encoding helix-turn-helix transcriptional regulator: MKTDPLRDWQYAETVLHVRTPQEVAQVALRAARAMGFNHHAYVMKQPALGAQDDNDFVCFHDFPADWARARYEPLRAKRHEDGDARVAHVRAGMPATSWNALGEVDHTRRDIGQSARKLLRSAGEHGLNAGLTIPLWTPGIDWAFMTLTTDATSDLRALRTTLAPMSYFAHCLHSALRRLQGEAARPALSRRQREILHWAAIGKTTWEISTILGISESTVYFHLNVAAGKLNTRGRQATCARAVALGLLSI, from the coding sequence ATGAAGACAGATCCGCTCCGTGACTGGCAGTACGCCGAGACCGTGCTGCATGTGCGCACGCCGCAGGAAGTGGCACAGGTGGCGCTGCGCGCGGCCAGGGCCATGGGCTTCAACCACCATGCCTACGTCATGAAGCAGCCCGCGCTCGGCGCGCAGGACGACAACGACTTTGTCTGCTTCCACGATTTCCCGGCGGACTGGGCGCGCGCGCGCTACGAGCCGCTGCGCGCCAAGCGGCACGAGGACGGCGACGCACGCGTGGCGCACGTGCGCGCGGGCATGCCGGCGACCTCGTGGAATGCGCTGGGCGAGGTCGACCACACGCGCCGCGATATCGGGCAGAGCGCGCGCAAGCTGCTGCGCAGCGCGGGCGAGCACGGGCTCAACGCGGGCCTGACCATTCCGCTATGGACGCCGGGGATCGACTGGGCTTTCATGACGCTGACCACCGATGCCACCTCCGACCTGCGCGCGCTTCGCACCACGCTGGCGCCGATGAGCTACTTTGCGCATTGCCTGCATTCGGCATTGCGGCGGCTGCAGGGCGAGGCCGCGCGCCCGGCGCTGAGCCGGCGCCAGCGCGAGATCCTGCACTGGGCGGCGATCGGCAAGACCACGTGGGAGATTTCCACCATCCTCGGCATCAGCGAGAGCACCGTCTACTTCCACCTCAACGTCGCCGCCGGCAAGCTCAATACGCGCGGGCGCCAGGCCACCTGCGCGCGAGCGGTGGCGCTGGGGCTGCTGTCGATCTGA
- a CDS encoding DUF1801 domain-containing protein — protein sequence MHPSEQIDQLIAGLPDWRGQTLASLRKAILAADSAIVEEWKWMGSPVWSRDGMIAVANAHKAKVKLTFTNGASLPDPGHLFNAGLGGNKWRAIDLAEGDRIDARALQALVRAAIAFNQGKAKKRAPARTRAKASQQDDA from the coding sequence ATGCATCCGTCAGAACAGATCGACCAGCTGATCGCGGGGTTGCCCGACTGGCGCGGCCAGACCCTGGCCAGCCTGCGCAAGGCCATTCTTGCCGCCGACAGCGCCATCGTCGAGGAATGGAAATGGATGGGCAGCCCGGTATGGTCGCGCGACGGCATGATCGCCGTCGCCAACGCCCACAAGGCCAAGGTCAAGCTCACCTTTACCAACGGCGCCAGCCTGCCCGATCCTGGCCATCTCTTCAACGCTGGCCTGGGCGGCAACAAATGGCGCGCGATCGACCTGGCCGAGGGCGACAGGATCGACGCTCGCGCGCTGCAGGCCCTGGTCCGCGCCGCGATCGCGTTCAACCAGGGCAAGGCGAAAAAGCGGGCGCCGGCGCGCACCCGTGCAAAGGCGAGCCAGCAAGACGACGCGTGA
- a CDS encoding DHA2 family efflux MFS transporter permease subunit, whose protein sequence is MSEGPATPEGSGQQSGLPTRQSLRARYGERLRWLVLATLMLGTISSIVSSTIVNVAIPDLSRHFALGQERAQWVAASFMIAMTLSMLLTPWLLNRYGLRRTFLGASLLLGAGGLVGGFSPTYGVMIAMRVAEGIAAGIMQPLPNILILRVFEEREQGKAISMFGFGVVLAPALGPSLGGFLVEAFGWRSIFFVVVPLTLLAVLMARRFMAVDSIMMGERQPLDWRGLGLAGIATVSLLNGVVELRESVAAGLALSGFGVLMLAAFVMWQLRAAYPLMNMRLYSYRQFAAGAVVAFIYGAGLFGSTYLLPIYMQMALEYTPSRAGLVLFPAGVVLALTIAVAGRFTHRIAPHIQVSFGLALLSLSFLLMALGSRATPYLVLVGLAVLGRIGLGCILPSLTLGAMRGVDFTLIAQGSSCINFLRQLGGAIGVSLAGVGLQWRLAEHGALLGQAGDSALQAARIRAFDETFLAVGVVIASAMLAAWRIRPRPAPAA, encoded by the coding sequence GTGAGCGAGGGCCCCGCCACGCCGGAGGGTTCCGGTCAGCAGTCGGGTCTGCCGACCCGGCAGTCGCTGCGTGCGCGCTATGGCGAGCGGCTGCGCTGGCTGGTGCTGGCGACGCTGATGCTGGGCACGATCTCGTCGATCGTCTCGTCCACCATCGTCAATGTGGCCATTCCCGACCTGAGCCGGCATTTCGCGCTGGGGCAGGAGCGCGCGCAATGGGTCGCGGCCAGCTTCATGATCGCGATGACGCTGTCGATGCTGCTGACCCCGTGGCTGCTGAACCGCTACGGGCTGCGGCGCACTTTCCTGGGCGCGTCGCTGCTGCTGGGCGCGGGCGGGCTGGTGGGCGGTTTCTCGCCCACCTACGGCGTGATGATCGCCATGCGCGTGGCCGAGGGCATCGCCGCGGGCATCATGCAGCCGCTGCCCAACATCCTGATCCTGCGGGTCTTTGAAGAGCGCGAGCAGGGCAAGGCAATCAGCATGTTCGGCTTCGGCGTGGTGCTGGCGCCGGCGCTGGGGCCGAGCCTGGGCGGTTTCCTGGTCGAGGCCTTCGGCTGGCGCTCGATCTTCTTCGTGGTGGTGCCGCTGACGCTGCTGGCCGTGCTGATGGCACGCCGCTTCATGGCGGTGGACTCGATCATGATGGGCGAGCGCCAGCCGCTGGACTGGCGCGGGCTGGGCCTGGCCGGCATCGCCACGGTCAGCCTGCTCAACGGCGTGGTCGAGCTGCGCGAGAGCGTCGCCGCGGGCCTGGCGCTGTCAGGCTTCGGCGTGCTGATGCTGGCGGCGTTCGTGATGTGGCAGCTGCGCGCGGCGTACCCGCTGATGAACATGCGGCTGTACAGCTACCGCCAGTTCGCGGCCGGCGCGGTGGTGGCCTTCATCTATGGCGCGGGCCTGTTCGGCTCGACCTACCTGTTGCCAATCTATATGCAGATGGCGCTGGAATACACGCCATCGCGCGCCGGCCTGGTGCTGTTCCCGGCGGGCGTGGTGCTGGCGCTGACGATTGCGGTGGCGGGGCGCTTCACGCACCGGATCGCGCCGCATATCCAGGTGTCGTTCGGGCTGGCGCTGCTGTCGCTGTCGTTCCTGCTGATGGCGCTGGGCTCGCGCGCGACGCCTTACCTGGTGCTGGTCGGGCTGGCGGTGCTGGGGCGGATCGGCCTGGGCTGCATCCTGCCATCGCTGACGCTGGGCGCGATGCGCGGCGTGGACTTTACGCTGATCGCGCAGGGTTCCAGCTGCATCAACTTCCTGCGGCAACTGGGTGGCGCCATCGGCGTGAGCCTGGCCGGGGTGGGGCTGCAGTGGCGGCTGGCCGAGCATGGCGCATTGCTCGGCCAGGCCGGCGACAGCGCGCTGCAGGCGGCGCGCATCCGCGCCTTCGATGAAACCTTCCTCGCGGTCGGCGTGGTGATCGCCAGCGCGATGCTGGCGGCCTGGCGCATCCGGCCGCGGCCGGCGCCGGCGGCCTGA
- a CDS encoding DUF1801 domain-containing protein — translation MANSTSRTPAGGARKPAQKAAARPATGKPVLLAGGNPQIPKGDGDAPVQAYLAAMPGWKQDAGRRLDALVERNVPDVNKAVRWNSPFYGRAGQGWFLSFHCMTRYIKVAFFRGMSLDPVPPVESRDKDTRYFHIHEGEAIDEALLAHWIRQAAALPGWQP, via the coding sequence ATGGCCAACAGCACGTCCCGGACCCCGGCAGGGGGTGCGCGCAAGCCCGCGCAGAAGGCCGCTGCGCGGCCCGCCACCGGCAAGCCGGTGCTGCTGGCAGGGGGCAATCCGCAGATTCCGAAAGGCGATGGCGATGCGCCGGTGCAAGCCTACCTCGCGGCGATGCCGGGCTGGAAGCAGGACGCGGGGCGGCGACTGGACGCACTGGTCGAGCGCAACGTGCCCGATGTGAACAAGGCGGTGCGCTGGAATTCGCCGTTCTATGGCAGGGCGGGGCAGGGCTGGTTTCTCAGCTTCCATTGCATGACCCGATACATCAAGGTAGCGTTTTTCCGCGGCATGTCGCTCGACCCGGTGCCGCCGGTCGAGTCCAGGGACAAGGACACGCGCTATTTCCATATCCACGAGGGCGAGGCCATCGACGAGGCCCTGCTGGCGCACTGGATCCGGCAGGCCGCGGCGCTGCCGGGATGGCAGCCGTAG
- a CDS encoding type II toxin-antitoxin system PemK/MazF family toxin: MVARGDVWLVALDPTVGSEIEKTRPCVILSPPEMHDYLRTVMVAPMTTGSRPAPFRIPVTFQRKTGLILLDQLRTVDKSRLVKRAGGLSDRTVADTLRTLREVFAD, from the coding sequence ATGGTAGCGCGCGGCGACGTCTGGCTGGTCGCGCTCGACCCCACCGTCGGCAGCGAGATCGAGAAGACGCGCCCGTGCGTCATCCTGTCGCCGCCCGAGATGCACGACTACCTGCGCACCGTAATGGTGGCGCCGATGACCACCGGCAGCCGCCCGGCACCGTTTCGCATTCCGGTGACCTTCCAGCGCAAGACCGGCCTGATTCTGCTGGACCAGCTGCGCACCGTCGACAAGTCCCGGCTGGTGAAGCGGGCAGGCGGCCTGAGTGACCGCACCGTGGCGGACACCTTGCGGACCTTGCGTGAAGTGTTTGCGGACTGA